A window of the Lactuca sativa cultivar Salinas chromosome 5, Lsat_Salinas_v11, whole genome shotgun sequence genome harbors these coding sequences:
- the LOC111893377 gene encoding uncharacterized protein LOC111893377 codes for MATALLSSPSPPLLRSVSPFPISLFQSSRRWHIRTTNINTFHKTSLTETNRRRNLVFAVNQDTEEAFKKTVEVDRLIDMLKDATDQELQKLVVENILAFNEGFWIRLAARTDTCKSEDDKKDYEELASSVMSIVDRVVHKTNEKIESATDVLKDILKPVVDTVEEICWPPRDPNALNLMEKEVNQREQEGQLDEGFLSEVNAQLRQAKEDRDKPGLEAMLQKVLQLYASRVLSKRSYAMKGNKVLKAEQCLEEIIKAPESEWNNLLINHLTPFKGDISPDELYAVIKKRIERTLIRTEGGSYQQRILVEFLKGIQSRAEEMAR; via the exons ATGGCTACCGCTCTTCTTTCTTCCCCATCCCCACCCCTCCTACGCTCCGTTTCTCCTTTCCCAATCTCTTTG TTTCAATCGTCTAGAAGATGGCATATTCGAACTACGAACATTAACACATTTCATAAAACCAGCCTAACGGAAACCAACCGAAG GAGAAATTTGGTATTTGCAGTCAATCAAGACACTGAGGAAGCTTTTAAAAAGACAGTGGAAGTTGATAGACTTATAGACATGTTAAAAGATGCAACAGATCAAGAa CTGCAAAAGCTTGTTGTAGAAAATATTCTTGCTTTCAATGAAGGTTTCTGGATACGGCTTGCAGCTAGAACAGACACCTGCAAATCAGAAGATGATAaa aaaGATTATGAAGAACTGGCTTCATCTGTCATGAGCATAGTTGATCGTGTTGTACACAAGACCAAT GAAAAAATAGAGTCTGCTACTGATGTTCTCAAGGACATCTTAAAACCAGTAGTTGATACCGTGGAAGAGATTTGTTGGCCTCCCCGCGACCCTAACGCCCTCAATCTCATGGAAAAA GAAGTAAATCAAAGGGAACAGGAAGGACAGCTGGACGAGGGGTTTTTATCGGAAGTCAATGCACAACTCCGACAG GCAAAGGAAGATAGAGACAAGCCAGGTCTTGAAGCAATGTTGCAAAAAGTTTTACAACTTTATGCATCAAGAGTCCTCTCGAAACGTAGTTATGCCATGAAAG GAAATAAAGTTTTAAAAGCCGAACAATGTCTTGAGGAAATCATCAAAG CTCCGGAGTCAGAATGGAATAATTTGTTGATCAATCATTTGACTCCTTTTAAAGGCGATATCTCACCGGATGAACTTTATGCGGTTATAAAGAAACGAATCGAAAGGACACTAATTCGAACG GAGGGAGGTTCGTATCAGCAACGTATACTTGTTGAGTTTTTGAAAGGTATTCAGTCAAGAGCAGAGGAGATGGCCCGATAA